One genomic segment of Lysobacter sp. 5GHs7-4 includes these proteins:
- a CDS encoding HAD family hydrolase, with amino-acid sequence MNRTHAAGIRLVGFDADDTLWRSQDYFDQAQLDFERIVGAYVDLHDAGVHQHLYEVEKRNIALFGYGVKGMVLSMIEAAVEITGERISAADLHRIVALGKDLLRHPVELLPGIPEAVRAIAAEYDVVLITKGDLFHQEAKVRQCGLADLFRRIEIVSEKDTATYARLFDEFGLAASQFVMIGNSLRSDIAPILELGGWGIHMPYHVTWAHENEAQVAADAPRLRRVDGAAALPATVRELALAALS; translated from the coding sequence ATGAATCGCACGCACGCGGCCGGCATCCGGCTGGTCGGCTTCGACGCCGACGACACGCTCTGGCGCAGCCAGGATTATTTCGACCAGGCCCAGCTCGATTTCGAGCGCATCGTCGGCGCCTACGTCGACCTGCACGATGCCGGCGTGCACCAGCACCTGTACGAAGTCGAGAAGCGCAACATCGCGCTGTTCGGCTACGGCGTGAAGGGCATGGTGCTGTCGATGATCGAAGCGGCGGTCGAGATCACCGGCGAGCGCATCAGCGCCGCCGACCTGCACCGCATCGTCGCGCTGGGCAAGGATCTGCTGCGGCATCCGGTGGAATTGCTGCCGGGCATCCCCGAAGCCGTGCGCGCGATCGCCGCCGAGTACGACGTGGTGCTGATCACCAAGGGCGACCTGTTCCACCAGGAAGCCAAGGTGCGCCAATGCGGCCTGGCCGACCTGTTCCGCCGCATCGAGATCGTCAGCGAGAAGGATACGGCGACGTATGCGCGCCTGTTCGACGAATTCGGTCTGGCCGCTTCGCAGTTCGTGATGATCGGCAATTCGCTGCGCTCGGACATCGCGCCGATCCTGGAGCTGGGCGGCTGGGGCATCCACATGCCGTACCACGTGACCTGGGCGCACGAGAACGAGGCGCAGGTCGCCGCCGACGCGCCGCGCCTGCGCCGTGTCGACGGCGCGGCCGCGCTGCCGGCCACGGTGCGCGAATTGGCGCTCGCCGCGCTCAGCTGA
- a CDS encoding EF-hand domain-containing protein: MNTLSRKSLIGAFALVASLSAPLAFAQQAEQAPPAEQTAQSTDAAAAAATDATTAQASEPAATAAAPQKKSWSDVDVDKDGNLSKTEASSVPALGQVFDKADSNADGSLTADEYKAYVAKAQSSKPAKHGG; the protein is encoded by the coding sequence ATGAATACCCTGTCCCGCAAGTCCCTGATCGGTGCCTTCGCCCTCGTCGCCAGCCTGTCGGCTCCGCTCGCGTTCGCGCAGCAGGCCGAGCAGGCGCCGCCGGCCGAGCAGACCGCTCAGAGCACCGATGCCGCGGCCGCCGCCGCCACCGATGCGACCACGGCCCAGGCCAGCGAGCCGGCAGCCACCGCCGCCGCGCCGCAGAAGAAGAGCTGGAGCGACGTCGACGTGGACAAGGACGGCAACCTCAGCAAGACCGAGGCCTCGTCCGTGCCCGCGCTGGGCCAGGTCTTCGACAAGGCCGACAGCAATGCCGACGGTTCGCTGACCGCCGACGAGTACAAGGCCTATGTGGCCAAGGCCCAGAGCAGCAAGCCGGCCAAGCACGGCGGCTGA
- a CDS encoding winged helix DNA-binding domain-containing protein, with protein sequence MPASQSSAADPLSNRALNRALLQRQALLQPLPDSALAMIERLGGLQAQAPNPPYLGLWSRLSGFRPEQLTELMQARQVVRATMMRGTLHLVTARDYLAWRATLQPMLRRLFLQSDQGRAVKDMDLDALSAAGRELLSAQPLNATDLGAALQAHWPQRDAGAMGRWVRGVEPLIHVPPAGVWDSHRAASFAPAAQWLGAPLAGDDASEAMVLRYLAAFGPASVQDIAAWSGLQGVRAIVERLRPRLRSYRDPSGTVLFDPLDAPSPEPERPAPPRLLADFDNVLLAHADRSRILDERHKAAVFTRNGIVRATVLIDGFVAGTWSLERGKEAATLTIATFARVSKADRVALETLAQDCLATFAPGLAPAVRFDIA encoded by the coding sequence ATGCCCGCCAGTCAATCTTCCGCCGCCGACCCCTTGAGCAACCGCGCGCTCAACCGCGCGCTGTTGCAGCGGCAGGCGCTGCTGCAGCCGCTGCCGGATTCCGCGCTGGCGATGATCGAACGCCTGGGCGGCCTGCAGGCGCAGGCGCCGAATCCGCCGTACCTGGGGTTGTGGTCGCGCTTGTCGGGCTTCCGTCCCGAGCAGCTCACCGAACTGATGCAAGCGCGTCAGGTGGTGCGCGCGACCATGATGCGCGGCACCTTGCACCTGGTCACTGCGCGCGATTATCTGGCCTGGCGCGCCACCCTGCAGCCGATGCTGCGGCGCTTGTTCCTGCAAAGCGATCAGGGCCGTGCGGTCAAGGACATGGACCTGGACGCATTGAGCGCGGCCGGACGCGAGCTGCTGAGCGCGCAGCCGCTCAACGCCACCGATCTGGGCGCGGCCTTGCAGGCGCACTGGCCGCAACGCGACGCCGGCGCCATGGGGCGCTGGGTGCGCGGTGTCGAGCCCTTGATCCATGTGCCGCCGGCCGGCGTCTGGGATTCGCACCGCGCCGCGAGCTTCGCGCCGGCCGCGCAATGGCTGGGCGCGCCGCTGGCCGGCGACGACGCGTCCGAGGCGATGGTGCTGCGCTATCTGGCCGCGTTCGGACCGGCCTCGGTGCAGGACATCGCCGCGTGGTCGGGCCTGCAGGGCGTGCGCGCGATCGTCGAGCGCCTGCGTCCGCGTCTGCGCAGCTACCGCGATCCCAGCGGCACCGTGCTGTTCGATCCGCTCGACGCACCGTCGCCCGAGCCCGAACGGCCGGCGCCGCCGCGCCTGCTCGCCGATTTCGACAACGTGTTGCTCGCGCACGCCGACCGCAGCCGCATCCTCGACGAACGCCACAAAGCGGCGGTGTTCACGCGTAACGGCATCGTGCGCGCGACGGTGCTGATCGACGGCTTCGTGGCCGGCACCTGGAGCCTGGAGCGCGGCAAGGAGGCGGCGACGCTGACGATCGCGACCTTCGCGCGCGTGTCCAAGGCCGACCGCGTCGCGTTGGAGACCTTGGCGCAGGACTGCCTGGCCACGTTCGCGCCCGGACTGGCCCCCGCGGTGCGTTTCGACATCGCCTGA
- a CDS encoding CPXCG motif-containing cysteine-rich protein: MQPFVDVSCPYCGETIGLMLDASAGEQTYIEDCHVCCRPIVVSVGFDEDGEPQVSVHAEDEA; this comes from the coding sequence ATGCAGCCCTTCGTCGACGTGTCCTGCCCCTACTGCGGGGAAACCATCGGCCTGATGCTGGACGCATCGGCGGGCGAGCAGACCTATATCGAGGACTGCCATGTCTGTTGCCGGCCTATCGTGGTGTCGGTGGGCTTCGACGAGGACGGCGAGCCGCAGGTGTCGGTCCACGCCGAAGACGAGGCCTGA
- a CDS encoding short chain dehydrogenase, with protein sequence MSEAASNAGARRRVLLVGAGGVIGRAVAAALAERHEVIAAGRNSGALRIDLSDPASIEAALDQAGPLDAVVCAAGNVAFVPLSQIAPATIETSPFGIGLRDKLMGQVNLALAAQTRLRDGGSITLVTGVLSEHPIASGACASLVNGALEAFVRAAAIELPRGLRINAVNPTVIEEAMPDYAPYFRGFEPVSAARAALAFVRSVEGLQTGQVYRAGW encoded by the coding sequence GTGAGCGAAGCCGCGAGCAACGCAGGCGCACGCCGCCGCGTGCTGCTGGTCGGCGCCGGCGGCGTGATCGGACGCGCGGTGGCGGCGGCGCTGGCCGAACGCCATGAAGTGATCGCGGCCGGGCGCAACTCCGGCGCGCTGCGCATCGACCTTAGCGATCCGGCCAGCATCGAAGCCGCGCTGGACCAGGCGGGGCCGCTGGACGCGGTGGTCTGCGCCGCCGGCAACGTCGCCTTCGTGCCCTTGAGCCAGATCGCGCCGGCGACGATCGAGACCTCGCCGTTCGGCATCGGCCTGCGCGACAAGCTGATGGGGCAGGTCAACCTGGCGCTGGCCGCGCAGACGCGCCTGCGCGACGGCGGTTCGATCACCCTGGTCACCGGCGTGCTCAGCGAGCATCCGATCGCCTCCGGCGCCTGCGCCAGCCTGGTCAACGGCGCGCTGGAAGCCTTCGTGCGTGCGGCCGCGATCGAACTGCCGCGCGGCCTGCGCATCAACGCGGTCAATCCGACCGTGATCGAGGAAGCCATGCCCGACTACGCGCCGTACTTCCGCGGCTTCGAGCCGGTGTCGGCGGCGCGCGCCGCGCTGGCCTTCGTGCGCAGCGTGGAAGGCCTGCAGACCGGCCAGGTCTACCGGGCCGGCTGGTAG
- a CDS encoding lytic transglycosylase domain-containing protein has translation MPWTTLLIAALALGAAGDAQARKVYRCVGRDGTVSLATAPEPGSRCEAREFDDNVAKVPNLWGSMGVINGTLYERQQDGQTVYSTRNLPGSTKVLSFTVETPPGEPAHTGLGQVGKPQLDKYAAQFRSAAKATGVDDAWLRAIAHAESGFNAAAVSPKGAQGVMQLMPATAKEYGVADPFSAEDSINGGARHLKQLIRRYKGDLTLVAAAYNAGIGVVTRYGGVPPYRETQAYIAKVQALHENYRAALAPKPKRAAKKR, from the coding sequence CTGCCGTGGACGACGCTGCTGATCGCCGCCCTGGCGCTGGGTGCGGCCGGCGACGCGCAGGCGCGCAAGGTCTACCGCTGCGTCGGCCGCGACGGCACGGTGAGTTTGGCGACCGCGCCGGAACCGGGCTCGCGTTGCGAGGCGCGCGAGTTCGACGACAACGTCGCCAAGGTGCCCAACCTGTGGGGCTCGATGGGCGTGATCAACGGCACCCTCTACGAACGCCAGCAGGACGGCCAGACCGTCTACAGCACGCGCAATCTGCCCGGCTCGACCAAGGTGCTGTCGTTCACCGTCGAGACGCCGCCGGGCGAACCCGCGCACACCGGCCTGGGCCAGGTCGGCAAGCCGCAACTGGACAAGTACGCGGCGCAGTTCCGTTCCGCGGCCAAGGCCACCGGCGTCGACGACGCCTGGCTGCGCGCGATCGCCCACGCCGAGAGCGGCTTCAACGCCGCCGCGGTTTCGCCCAAGGGCGCGCAAGGCGTGATGCAGCTGATGCCGGCCACGGCGAAGGAATACGGCGTCGCCGATCCGTTCTCGGCCGAGGATTCGATCAACGGCGGCGCGCGTCATCTCAAGCAGCTGATCCGCCGCTACAAGGGCGACCTGACCCTGGTCGCGGCCGCGTACAACGCCGGCATCGGCGTGGTCACGCGCTACGGCGGCGTGCCGCCCTACCGCGAGACGCAGGCCTACATCGCCAAGGTCCAGGCGCTGCACGAGAACTATCGCGCCGCGCTCGCGCCCAAGCCCAAGCGCGCCGCCAAGAAACGCTGA
- a CDS encoding APC family permease, producing MRAVSRWQLLGLSINDVVGSGIYLLPATAAALLGPASLWAVLLAGFAVSLLVLCYAQAASYFDQPGGGYLYAREAFGSFIGFEVGWMLLLTRIATAAALSNGLAAAVAHFWPAAADGAGRIAVVVGSLALLVAINLVGVRTAARAGVVLAIAKLLPLFLFVLIGAGHFDAGLADSAGALPGGELPVRNLGEAALLLLFAYAGFENLPAAAGEYRNPRRDVPFALLTMIATVTAIYVAVQWVALSTLPGLAESKAPLAEAAARFGGWWLALILTVGASVSILGTNNNTVMMAPRYLLALAADGYGPRALAAIHPRFRTPAVAILAIGAVSLVLALSGSFVQLALLSVVSRLCTYLGTAVSVLVLRRRHGDRAQALQLPGGPLIPILATLLSLGLLASASVQNLIAAAIALAVGALVYLLRRKPEAAP from the coding sequence CTGCGCGCGGTCAGCCGTTGGCAACTGCTGGGCCTGTCGATCAACGACGTGGTCGGCAGCGGCATCTACCTGCTGCCGGCGACCGCAGCCGCGCTGCTGGGCCCGGCCAGCCTGTGGGCGGTGCTGCTGGCCGGTTTCGCGGTAAGCCTGCTGGTGCTGTGCTATGCGCAGGCGGCGAGCTATTTCGACCAGCCCGGCGGCGGCTATCTGTATGCACGCGAAGCCTTCGGATCGTTCATCGGTTTCGAGGTCGGCTGGATGCTGCTGCTCACCCGCATCGCCACCGCCGCCGCGCTCAGCAACGGTTTGGCCGCGGCGGTCGCGCACTTCTGGCCGGCCGCGGCCGACGGCGCCGGCCGCATCGCGGTGGTGGTGGGTTCGCTGGCGCTGCTGGTCGCGATCAATCTGGTCGGCGTGCGCACCGCGGCGCGCGCGGGCGTGGTGCTGGCGATCGCCAAGCTGCTGCCGCTGTTCCTGTTCGTGCTGATCGGCGCCGGCCATTTCGACGCCGGCTTGGCCGACAGCGCCGGCGCGCTGCCCGGCGGCGAACTGCCGGTGCGCAATCTCGGCGAAGCGGCCTTGCTGCTGCTGTTCGCCTACGCCGGGTTCGAGAACCTGCCCGCGGCCGCGGGCGAGTACCGCAACCCGCGCCGCGACGTGCCGTTCGCGTTGTTGACCATGATCGCTACCGTCACCGCGATCTATGTCGCGGTGCAATGGGTCGCGCTGAGCACGCTGCCGGGACTGGCCGAATCCAAGGCGCCGCTGGCCGAGGCCGCGGCGCGCTTCGGCGGCTGGTGGTTGGCGCTGATCCTCACCGTGGGCGCCAGCGTCTCGATCCTGGGCACCAACAACAACACCGTGATGATGGCGCCGCGCTACCTGCTGGCGCTGGCCGCGGACGGCTACGGCCCGCGCGCGCTGGCCGCGATCCATCCGCGCTTCCGCACGCCCGCGGTCGCGATCCTGGCGATCGGCGCGGTGTCGCTGGTGTTGGCGCTGTCGGGCTCGTTCGTGCAGCTGGCCTTGCTGTCGGTGGTGTCGCGGCTGTGCACCTACCTGGGCACGGCGGTGTCGGTGCTGGTGCTGCGGCGCCGCCACGGCGACCGCGCGCAGGCGCTGCAGCTGCCCGGCGGCCCGCTGATTCCGATTCTGGCGACGCTGCTGTCGTTGGGCCTGCTGGCCAGCGCCAGTGTGCAGAACCTGATCGCGGCGGCGATCGCGCTGGCGGTGGGCGCGCTGGTCTATCTGCTGCGGCGCAAGCCCGAGGCCGCGCCCTGA
- a CDS encoding S8 family peptidase — MRPQQPTFRYAALALALSAACLSAPAWSAERVNLGALASNGPVDGFIVGYRKGSASRTDAGALQRGLNNAATVFGRAKPLSLQRERSLGIGAELVRVSTALDAVEAATLMRQIATNPDVEYIEPNIRLYPVLTPNDPQFSTQYGFGTGAGGSNATTAWDSGYLGQGKIVAVVDTGITSHPDLNANVLAGGYDFISSSSTAGDGNGRDADPSDPGDYTTFLQCGFANPLPTNSSWHGTHVAGTVAAVTNNATGVAGMAHQTKILPVRVLGRCGGTLADIIDGIVWSSGGTVTGVPAVGANKANVINMSLGGSGACSAAMQSAIDGAVSRGTTVVVAAGNSNANVSGATPASCNNTVVVGATDSAGAKASFSSYGAGVDVSGPGVSILSTVNLGTKGPTTAGYASYSGTSMATPHVAGLVAMMLSKPGTDPTPAQVEALLKANVKPFGAAPAQPIGTGIIDAKKTLDATP; from the coding sequence ATGCGCCCGCAGCAACCCACCTTCCGTTATGCCGCCCTCGCCCTGGCCCTGTCCGCCGCCTGCCTGTCGGCGCCGGCCTGGTCGGCCGAGCGCGTGAACCTCGGCGCCCTGGCATCGAACGGCCCGGTCGACGGCTTCATCGTCGGCTATCGCAAGGGCAGCGCCAGCCGCACCGACGCCGGCGCGCTGCAGCGCGGCCTCAACAACGCCGCGACCGTGTTCGGCCGCGCCAAGCCGCTGAGCCTGCAGCGCGAGCGCAGCCTGGGCATCGGCGCCGAACTCGTGCGCGTGAGCACCGCGCTGGACGCGGTCGAGGCGGCGACGCTGATGCGCCAGATCGCGACCAATCCGGACGTGGAATACATCGAGCCCAACATCCGCCTGTACCCGGTGCTCACGCCCAACGATCCGCAGTTCTCCACGCAATACGGGTTCGGCACCGGCGCCGGCGGCAGCAACGCCACCACCGCCTGGGACAGCGGCTACCTGGGCCAGGGCAAGATCGTGGCGGTGGTGGATACCGGCATCACCTCGCACCCCGACCTCAACGCCAACGTGCTGGCCGGCGGCTACGACTTCATCAGCAGTTCCAGCACCGCCGGCGACGGCAACGGCCGCGACGCCGATCCTTCCGACCCGGGCGACTACACCACCTTCCTGCAGTGCGGCTTCGCCAATCCGTTGCCGACCAACTCCAGCTGGCACGGCACCCACGTCGCCGGCACGGTCGCGGCGGTGACCAACAACGCCACCGGCGTGGCCGGCATGGCGCATCAGACCAAGATCCTGCCGGTGCGCGTGCTCGGCCGCTGCGGCGGCACCCTGGCCGACATCATCGACGGCATCGTCTGGTCTTCGGGCGGCACGGTCACCGGCGTGCCGGCGGTCGGCGCCAACAAGGCCAACGTGATCAACATGAGCCTGGGCGGCAGCGGCGCCTGCAGCGCGGCGATGCAGTCGGCGATCGACGGCGCGGTCTCGCGCGGCACCACCGTGGTGGTGGCGGCCGGCAACAGCAACGCCAACGTGTCGGGCGCGACGCCGGCCAGCTGCAACAACACCGTGGTGGTGGGCGCGACCGATTCGGCCGGCGCCAAGGCCAGCTTCTCCAGCTACGGCGCTGGCGTGGACGTGTCCGGCCCCGGCGTGAGCATCCTGTCGACGGTCAACCTGGGCACCAAGGGGCCGACCACGGCCGGTTATGCGTCCTACAGCGGCACCTCGATGGCGACGCCGCACGTGGCCGGTCTGGTGGCGATGATGCTGTCCAAGCCCGGCACCGATCCGACGCCGGCGCAGGTCGAGGCGCTGCTCAAGGCCAACGTCAAACCCTTCGGCGCCGCGCCGGCGCAACCGATCGGCACGGGCATCATCGACGCCAAGAAGACGCTGGACGCGACGCCCTGA
- a CDS encoding MFS transporter, translating into MPLLPIFLLSAAGFTVLTTEFILVGLLPPLARDLGVSIPQAGLLVTLFAFAVAASGPFLTAYFSRFERKRLFVIVLLLFGLSNLVAAFAPNIGVMAFARLIPALGVPVFWALASETAVDLVGQERAGRAISVISFGVICATVLGVPIGTLVSDAFGWRVAFGALSAVAFGKAALLYFFLPASRLERPHAPLGEQFRVLRDPLLLGHVLLSTLLFTGMFTAYTYLADLLERLAGFDGSWIGWTLMAFGAVGLIGNSIGGRLVDRNPIGASLLFSAPMALGLLAVVPAIGSTWGLALALTLWGVTQAALFIVSHVRVMKAAPDASAFAASLNISGANLGIGVGALVGGGVIDAIGVGALGYAAAAIVAVAIALSLWLMAAQARAAADNATADEAV; encoded by the coding sequence GTGCCGCTCTTGCCCATCTTTCTCCTGTCGGCCGCCGGTTTCACCGTGCTGACCACCGAGTTCATCCTGGTCGGCCTGCTGCCGCCGCTGGCGCGCGACCTGGGCGTCAGCATCCCGCAGGCCGGCCTGCTGGTGACGCTGTTCGCGTTCGCGGTCGCCGCCAGCGGTCCGTTCCTGACCGCCTATTTCTCGCGCTTCGAGCGCAAGCGCTTGTTCGTGATCGTGCTGCTGCTGTTCGGCCTGTCCAACCTGGTCGCCGCATTCGCGCCCAACATCGGCGTGATGGCGTTCGCGCGCCTGATCCCGGCGCTGGGCGTGCCGGTGTTCTGGGCGTTGGCCAGCGAGACCGCGGTCGATCTGGTCGGTCAGGAGCGCGCCGGCCGCGCGATCTCGGTGATTTCCTTCGGCGTGATCTGCGCGACGGTGCTGGGCGTGCCGATCGGAACCCTGGTGTCGGATGCGTTCGGCTGGCGCGTCGCGTTCGGCGCCTTGTCCGCGGTCGCGTTCGGCAAGGCCGCGCTGCTGTACTTTTTCCTGCCCGCCAGCCGCCTGGAGCGGCCGCACGCGCCGCTGGGCGAGCAGTTCCGCGTGCTGCGCGATCCGCTGTTGCTGGGCCACGTGCTGCTGTCGACGCTGCTGTTCACCGGCATGTTCACCGCCTACACCTACTTGGCCGATCTGCTGGAACGGCTGGCCGGCTTCGACGGCAGCTGGATCGGCTGGACCCTGATGGCGTTCGGTGCGGTCGGTCTGATCGGCAACAGCATCGGCGGGCGCTTGGTCGACCGCAATCCGATCGGCGCCTCGCTGTTGTTCAGTGCGCCGATGGCGCTGGGCCTGCTGGCGGTGGTGCCGGCGATCGGTTCGACCTGGGGCCTGGCCCTGGCGCTGACGCTGTGGGGCGTGACCCAGGCGGCGCTGTTCATCGTCAGCCACGTGCGGGTGATGAAGGCGGCGCCGGATGCGTCGGCGTTCGCCGCGTCCTTGAACATCTCCGGCGCCAATCTCGGCATCGGCGTGGGCGCGCTGGTCGGCGGCGGCGTGATCGATGCGATCGGCGTGGGCGCGCTGGGCTACGCGGCGGCGGCGATCGTCGCCGTGGCCATCGCCTTGTCGCTGTGGCTGATGGCGGCGCAGGCGCGTGCGGCGGCCGACAACGCCACCGCCGACGAAGCCGTCTGA
- a CDS encoding LysR family transcriptional regulator: MLNLRRLDLNLLVTLDALLAEHNVTRAAQRLNFSQPAVSVHLAKLREVFGDPLLLPGPRGMRPTARADALREPLRQALEAVQRAVSSPQPFDPARAQRTWRVAAADYSESAVLLPALAGLRAQAPGCRLAVLQMLPPRIVRQAEQGDIDLALHITEGAPEELHRRALFKERYVLVGRADHPRLKRRPTLAQFCALDHVLVSPDGGGFHGATDQVLAQAGLARRVVLSVPHFLFVKSVLAGTDLVAMLPSRLVRGASGLRVHEAPLDIPGFELSMLWHERSHRDPAHRWLREHIAASV, from the coding sequence ATGCTTAATTTAAGGCGTCTCGACCTCAACCTGCTGGTGACCCTGGACGCGTTGCTCGCCGAGCACAACGTGACGCGCGCGGCGCAGCGTCTGAATTTCTCCCAGCCCGCGGTCAGCGTGCATCTGGCCAAGTTGCGCGAAGTCTTCGGCGACCCGCTGCTGCTGCCCGGCCCGCGCGGCATGCGCCCGACCGCGCGCGCCGACGCACTGCGCGAACCGCTGCGGCAGGCCCTGGAAGCGGTGCAGCGCGCGGTGTCCTCGCCGCAGCCGTTCGATCCCGCGCGCGCCCAGCGCACCTGGCGCGTGGCCGCGGCCGACTACAGCGAATCGGCGGTGCTGTTGCCGGCCCTGGCCGGCCTGCGCGCGCAAGCGCCGGGCTGCCGTCTGGCGGTGCTGCAGATGCTGCCGCCGCGTATCGTGCGCCAGGCCGAGCAGGGCGATATCGATCTGGCCCTGCACATCACCGAAGGCGCGCCCGAGGAACTGCACCGACGCGCCTTGTTCAAGGAACGCTACGTGCTGGTCGGGCGCGCCGATCACCCGCGTCTGAAACGCCGGCCGACGCTGGCGCAGTTCTGCGCGCTGGACCATGTGCTGGTATCGCCCGACGGTGGCGGTTTCCACGGCGCCACCGATCAGGTGCTGGCGCAGGCCGGCCTGGCGCGCCGCGTGGTGCTGTCGGTGCCGCATTTCCTGTTCGTGAAATCGGTGCTGGCCGGTACCGACCTGGTGGCGATGCTGCCCTCGCGCCTGGTGCGCGGCGCCAGCGGCTTGCGCGTGCACGAAGCGCCGCTGGACATCCCCGGCTTCGAGCTGTCGATGCTGTGGCACGAGCGCTCGCACCGCGATCCCGCGCATCGCTGGCTGCGCGAGCACATCGCCGCTTCGGTGTAA
- a CDS encoding NAD(P)H-dependent oxidoreductase: MNVLIVYAHPEPRSLNGSLKDFSVRRLQDAGHTVQVSDLYAMRWKAAFDGDDQLDRPADARFDPVLDSKRAYAGGSQSADIAAEQDKLRWADAVILQFPLWWFTMPAILKGWIDRVYAYGFGYGVGEHSDVRWGDRYGEGTLAGKRAMLVVTTGGWESHYSARGVNGPIDDVLFPIQHGVLYYPGFEVLPPFVVYRTSRVDERRYETVRDALGERLDALWTTPPIPFRRQNGGAYEIPALTLKPEIAPERVGFAAHLE; the protein is encoded by the coding sequence ATGAACGTGCTGATCGTCTATGCCCACCCCGAACCGCGCTCCTTGAACGGCTCGCTCAAGGATTTTTCGGTGCGGCGCCTGCAGGACGCCGGCCACACGGTCCAGGTCTCGGACCTGTACGCGATGCGCTGGAAGGCGGCGTTCGACGGCGACGACCAACTGGACCGGCCGGCCGACGCGCGTTTCGATCCGGTGCTGGATTCCAAGCGCGCCTACGCCGGCGGCAGCCAGAGCGCCGACATCGCCGCCGAGCAGGACAAGCTGCGCTGGGCGGACGCGGTGATCCTGCAGTTCCCGCTGTGGTGGTTCACCATGCCGGCGATCCTCAAGGGCTGGATCGACCGCGTCTACGCCTATGGCTTCGGCTACGGCGTGGGCGAGCACTCGGACGTGCGCTGGGGCGACCGCTACGGCGAAGGCACGCTGGCCGGCAAGCGCGCGATGCTGGTGGTCACCACCGGCGGCTGGGAATCGCATTACAGCGCGCGCGGCGTCAACGGACCGATCGACGACGTGCTGTTCCCGATCCAGCACGGCGTGCTGTATTACCCCGGCTTCGAGGTGCTGCCGCCGTTCGTGGTCTACCGCACCAGCCGCGTGGACGAGCGCCGCTACGAGACGGTACGCGATGCGCTGGGCGAACGCCTGGACGCGCTGTGGACCACGCCGCCGATTCCGTTCCGTCGCCAGAACGGCGGCGCCTACGAGATTCCGGCGCTGACGCTGAAGCCGGAGATCGCGCCGGAGCGGGTGGGGTTCGCCGCACACCTGGAGTGA
- a CDS encoding N-acetylmuramoyl-L-alanine amidase, translating to MPVPVPEPKPERNPLAQWYGSPNYSPRRPVLIVLHHTEMDSADGALYVLSRPAPERQVSAHYLIHDDGRLYQLVSEQDRAWHAGLARWGGIEDLNSASIGIELDNDGSEPFSEAQIQTLLRLLQDITQRLSIPPQLVIGHGDIAPTRKHDPSALFPWQRLAQAGFGLWPREQRLPPPPGFDPWAALRTIGYDLRDPAAAQRAFHRHYRGQEAEGWLPGDDELLFDLQQQLMELPAAALDAPTEDAP from the coding sequence GTGCCCGTGCCCGTCCCGGAGCCGAAGCCTGAGCGCAATCCGCTGGCGCAGTGGTACGGCTCGCCCAACTACAGCCCGCGGCGGCCGGTGCTGATCGTGCTGCACCACACCGAGATGGACAGCGCCGACGGCGCCTTGTACGTCCTCAGCCGGCCCGCGCCCGAGCGCCAGGTGAGCGCGCACTACCTGATCCACGACGACGGCCGGCTTTATCAGCTGGTGTCCGAGCAGGACCGCGCCTGGCATGCGGGCCTCGCGCGCTGGGGCGGCATCGAGGATCTCAACTCGGCCTCGATCGGCATCGAGCTGGACAACGACGGCAGCGAGCCGTTTTCCGAGGCGCAGATCCAGACCCTGCTGCGCTTGTTGCAGGACATCACCCAACGGCTGTCGATCCCGCCGCAGTTGGTGATCGGCCATGGCGACATCGCGCCCACGCGCAAGCACGATCCCAGCGCGCTGTTTCCCTGGCAGCGTCTGGCCCAGGCCGGATTCGGCCTGTGGCCGCGCGAACAGCGCCTGCCGCCGCCGCCTGGCTTCGATCCCTGGGCAGCGTTGCGCACGATCGGCTACGACCTGCGCGACCCGGCCGCAGCGCAGCGCGCGTTCCACCGTCATTACCGCGGCCAGGAAGCCGAAGGCTGGCTGCCGGGCGACGACGAGCTGCTGTTCGACCTGCAGCAGCAGCTGATGGAGTTGCCGGCCGCTGCGTTGGACGCGCCGACGGAGGACGCGCCCTAA